A window of Oscillospiraceae bacterium contains these coding sequences:
- the rimI gene encoding ribosomal protein S18-alanine N-acetyltransferase has protein sequence MADVVLIERACFSQPWSRRMLEGEIENPQAFYLVAEQDGALAGYAGMHGVLDEGYITNVATAPAFRRRGVAGALLTALIAHARTLSLAFLTLEVRVSNAPAVALYEKHGFVPVGVRRQYYRVPREDALLMTKYL, from the coding sequence GTGGCAGACGTGGTTCTGATCGAACGGGCCTGTTTTTCACAGCCTTGGTCGCGGCGCATGTTGGAGGGGGAGATAGAAAATCCTCAGGCTTTCTATCTCGTCGCCGAACAGGACGGCGCGCTGGCCGGGTATGCCGGTATGCACGGCGTCCTGGACGAGGGCTATATCACCAATGTGGCCACCGCACCCGCCTTTCGCCGGCGGGGTGTGGCCGGCGCCCTGTTGACGGCGCTGATCGCGCACGCACGCACGCTTTCCCTCGCCTTTTTGACGTTGGAGGTGCGCGTGAGCAACGCGCCGGCCGTCGCGCTGTATGAAAAACACGGCTTTGTCCCCGTGGGTGTCCGGCGGCAGTACTACCGGGTTCCCCGCGAGGACGCGCTGCTGATGACAAAGTATCTGTGA